One region of candidate division TA06 bacterium genomic DNA includes:
- a CDS encoding ABC transporter ATP-binding protein yields the protein MIEIRDLHKFYGHKKVLDGVELDIKTGETMVIMGRSGCGKSVLLRHLIGLARPDRGSIAIDGTEISRIKKAELYSLRRRFGMLFQGSALFDSMTVAQNVGLGLKEHSSLTDGQIAGTVVQKLALVDMSGTENLMPSELSGGMKKRVGLARALAMDPAYILYDEPTTGLDPITADRINDLMMTLSQKLSLTSIAVTHDLVSANKIADRIAMLHQGQIIFCGTPEQIKKMPDEHIQQFIKGKADREVI from the coding sequence ATGATAGAGATCCGCGATTTACATAAATTCTATGGGCATAAAAAGGTCCTGGACGGGGTGGAGCTGGACATCAAGACCGGCGAGACCATGGTGATCATGGGCCGCTCCGGCTGCGGCAAAAGCGTGCTGTTGCGCCACCTCATCGGCCTGGCCCGTCCCGACCGGGGCTCGATAGCCATTGACGGTACCGAGATCAGCCGGATAAAAAAGGCGGAACTGTACTCACTGCGCCGGCGGTTCGGCATGCTTTTCCAGGGATCGGCCCTGTTTGACTCCATGACCGTGGCCCAGAACGTGGGGCTGGGGCTTAAAGAACACAGTTCATTGACCGACGGCCAGATCGCCGGGACCGTGGTCCAAAAGCTGGCCCTGGTGGACATGTCCGGCACCGAGAACCTAATGCCTTCCGAGCTTTCCGGCGGGATGAAAAAAAGGGTGGGACTGGCCCGGGCTTTGGCCATGGATCCCGCTTACATCCTGTACGACGAGCCCACCACGGGATTGGACCCCATCACCGCCGACCGGATCAACGACCTGATGATGACTCTCTCCCAAAAACTTTCCCTGACTTCCATCGCCGTCACCCACGACCTGGTCAGCGCCAACAAGATCGCCGACCGGATAGCCATGCTTCACCAGGGGCAGATCATCTTCTGCGGCACCCCGGAGCAGATCAAAAAAATGCCCGATGAACACATCCAGCAGTTCATCAAGGGCAAGGCCGACCGAGAGGTTATTTAG
- the truA gene encoding tRNA pseudouridine(38-40) synthase TruA encodes MKNKLRNIKLLLEYDGTAFAGWQVQPEQRTVQGVLEPALSRMTGEKVSLLGSGRTDAGVHASGQVANFRTETDIPLKAFCLGLNAIIPDDVAVLKTEEADPGFNSRFDARSRSYRYQIITRRSPLNERFAWAITYPIDQNILPGLCQIILGRHDFTSFASAQAEVNNFLVEVTMAEWTLSEGSLVFQIEANRFLHNMVRIIVGSMIDAARGHLKPEDLKKILEAKDRTLAGKTAPACGLCLVKVEY; translated from the coding sequence ATGAAGAACAAATTGCGGAACATCAAACTTCTTCTTGAATACGACGGAACGGCCTTTGCCGGGTGGCAGGTCCAACCGGAACAGCGCACGGTGCAGGGTGTTTTGGAGCCGGCCTTGTCCCGGATGACCGGGGAAAAAGTCTCGCTGTTAGGCTCGGGCCGGACTGATGCCGGAGTCCATGCTTCGGGACAGGTGGCCAATTTCAGGACGGAAACGGACATTCCCTTAAAAGCCTTTTGCCTGGGCCTGAACGCCATTATCCCCGACGACGTGGCAGTGCTTAAGACCGAAGAGGCCGATCCCGGGTTCAACTCCAGGTTCGACGCCCGTTCCCGTTCCTACCGTTACCAGATAATCACCCGGCGCTCGCCGCTTAATGAGCGTTTTGCCTGGGCCATTACTTATCCCATTGATCAAAATATTTTGCCGGGCTTGTGTCAGATAATTTTGGGGAGGCATGATTTTACTTCGTTTGCCTCGGCCCAGGCCGAGGTCAATAATTTCCTGGTCGAGGTTACCATGGCCGAGTGGACCCTGTCCGAGGGCTCTCTGGTCTTCCAGATCGAGGCCAACCGTTTTTTGCATAACATGGTTAGGATCATAGTGGGAAGCATGATAGACGCGGCCCGGGGGCATCTTAAGCCCGAGGATCTGAAGAAGATACTGGAAGCAAAGGACCGGACCCTGGCCGGCAAGACCGCTCCGGCCTGCGGGTTGTGCCTGGTGAAGGTGGAATATTAA
- a CDS encoding TIGR03960 family B12-binding radical SAM protein, producing MHNSNLDKILPLVQRPGRYTDNELNSIHKNWDQAQVKIALTYPDLYEIGMSGLGLAILYSVVNRLPQALADRSYLPWPDMEEAMRRNGIPLFGWETRRELREFDILGITLQTELCYAGALNLLDLAGLPLYSDQRNEGHPLVIGGGSCCANPAPLSKFFDAFVIGDGEEAIVEICESLRNSKSETRNTKLQRLATISGVYVPVIHDKNKAKIKARHVSELKYEYAAHPPLVPLVEVTHDRLMVEIARGCTRGCRFCQAGMVYRPRLVRPAEDVVKLAKDGIAQSGWDEVSLLSLSSGDYPDLLGLLQKLNGCFSVSKVAISLPSLRLDSFDGEMIKALKKVKKTGLTFAPEAGSQRLRDVINKGISKDELLRVIALAKKEGWMQVKLYFMIGLPTETEEDLKELCDLCHQASRLGVNLKVSVSPFVPKSQTPFQWEAQDNWETLQQKIDFLSRGLKSHKIQMKWHDLRSSKLEGLLSRGDSSLAPLIEKAWHKGARLDQWSEHFVWGCWEEAMRELGLDLNDLCRARDADEVLPWDNIDYGVSKKFLLQEKQKAYEAKITGDCRELGCQGCGADCGIQGTGNNEQLTKNKEQITVNGKKETVNSRQVADGFGRSARKMAGPAPLARTKFRLRYAKGPELRFISHLDLMRAWLRAISRAELPVAFSQGFSPHPKLAFGPPLALGLTSSADYMDIQLDRPMSEDIGLLINMHLPPGLKVLESKPIFGKAKSITELCDAAEYRVVSATVFDPQAAVQKARGKLSDKKPWPVNILRKDQHKELDLAPQILDVSAEASSLTIKMRLVEGGVKLNETLAAMLELPEGKIKQLLIERVGMYHITPKEMLSPMRFM from the coding sequence ATGCATAACTCTAACTTAGATAAAATATTGCCTCTGGTGCAGAGGCCGGGGCGTTATACCGATAACGAGCTGAATTCTATTCATAAAAACTGGGACCAGGCGCAGGTAAAAATTGCCCTGACTTATCCCGATCTTTACGAGATTGGCATGTCGGGATTGGGACTGGCCATTCTATATTCGGTGGTCAACCGTCTTCCGCAGGCCCTGGCCGATCGCAGTTATCTGCCCTGGCCGGATATGGAAGAGGCCATGCGCAGGAATGGGATACCGCTGTTCGGGTGGGAGACCAGGCGCGAACTCCGGGAATTCGATATTCTGGGCATCACCCTGCAGACCGAGCTCTGTTATGCCGGAGCGCTGAACCTGCTGGACCTGGCCGGCCTGCCGCTATACTCAGATCAGAGGAACGAGGGCCATCCCCTGGTGATCGGAGGCGGCTCCTGCTGCGCCAACCCGGCTCCGCTTTCGAAATTCTTCGACGCCTTTGTGATCGGCGACGGCGAGGAGGCAATCGTCGAGATTTGCGAATCTCTCCGAAATTCGAAATCCGAAACTCGAAATACGAAATTGCAGCGGTTAGCAACAATATCGGGGGTTTACGTTCCTGTTATACATGATAAGAACAAAGCCAAGATAAAAGCCCGGCATGTCAGTGAACTTAAATACGAGTATGCCGCCCACCCGCCGCTGGTGCCCCTGGTGGAGGTTACCCACGACCGGCTGATGGTGGAGATTGCCCGGGGCTGCACCCGGGGCTGCCGTTTCTGCCAGGCCGGGATGGTCTACCGTCCCCGATTAGTGCGGCCTGCAGAAGACGTGGTCAAGCTGGCCAAGGACGGCATCGCCCAAAGCGGCTGGGACGAGGTCTCGCTGCTTTCGCTCTCCTCCGGGGATTATCCCGACCTTTTGGGACTGCTGCAGAAACTGAACGGGTGTTTTTCCGTCTCCAAAGTGGCCATCTCCCTGCCGTCTCTAAGGCTTGATTCCTTTGACGGAGAGATGATCAAAGCCCTGAAAAAAGTGAAGAAGACCGGCCTGACATTCGCCCCCGAGGCCGGCAGCCAGCGCTTGAGGGATGTGATCAACAAGGGGATCAGCAAGGACGAGCTGTTGCGGGTGATAGCCCTGGCCAAAAAAGAGGGCTGGATGCAGGTCAAACTGTATTTCATGATCGGCCTGCCCACCGAGACTGAAGAGGATCTCAAGGAACTGTGCGACCTCTGCCATCAGGCCTCACGGCTGGGGGTCAACCTGAAGGTTTCGGTCTCGCCCTTCGTACCCAAGTCCCAGACCCCGTTCCAGTGGGAGGCCCAGGACAACTGGGAAACGTTGCAACAAAAGATCGATTTTTTGTCCCGGGGTTTAAAGTCCCATAAGATCCAAATGAAATGGCACGACCTGCGATCTTCAAAATTGGAAGGGCTTCTCTCCCGCGGCGACAGCAGCCTGGCACCCTTGATAGAGAAGGCCTGGCACAAGGGGGCCAGGCTGGACCAGTGGAGCGAGCATTTTGTTTGGGGGTGCTGGGAAGAGGCGATGCGGGAGCTGGGCCTCGATCTGAATGACTTGTGCCGGGCCAGGGACGCCGATGAAGTTTTGCCCTGGGACAATATTGATTACGGGGTTTCCAAGAAATTCCTGCTGCAAGAAAAGCAGAAGGCCTATGAAGCAAAGATCACCGGGGACTGCCGGGAACTTGGATGCCAGGGCTGCGGGGCGGACTGCGGGATTCAGGGAACGGGTAACAATGAACAATTAACAAAGAACAAAGAACAGATAACGGTAAACGGCAAAAAGGAAACTGTAAACAGTAGGCAAGTTGCCGATGGTTTCGGGCGCAGCGCCAGGAAGATGGCCGGGCCGGCCCCGCTGGCCAGGACCAAATTCCGCCTGCGCTATGCCAAGGGTCCGGAACTTCGTTTCATATCACACCTGGACCTGATGCGGGCCTGGCTGCGGGCCATCAGCCGGGCGGAACTGCCGGTGGCATTCTCCCAGGGTTTTTCCCCCCATCCCAAGCTGGCCTTCGGCCCGCCGCTGGCTCTGGGGCTGACCAGCAGCGCCGACTATATGGACATCCAGCTGGACCGGCCTATGTCCGAGGACATAGGCCTGCTGATAAACATGCATTTGCCGCCGGGGTTAAAAGTTTTGGAGTCCAAGCCCATTTTCGGCAAGGCCAAATCCATCACCGAGCTGTGCGATGCCGCTGAATACAGGGTGGTGAGCGCTACAGTTTTTGATCCCCAGGCCGCGGTTCAAAAGGCCAGGGGAAAACTCAGCGACAAAAAACCCTGGCCGGTGAACATTTTGCGCAAGGACCAGCACAAGGAACTGGACCTGGCCCCGCAGATCCTGGATGTTTCGGCCGAGGCCAGTTCCCTGACCATCAAAATGCGGTTAGTCGAGGGCGGGGTCAAATTGAACGAAACGCTGGCGGCCATGCTGGAACTGCCGGAGGGGAAGATCAAACAGCTGCTGATCGAGCGGGTGGGGATGTATCATATCACACCCAAAGAAATGCTAAGCCCCATGCGTTTTATGTAG